The following are encoded together in the Zingiber officinale cultivar Zhangliang chromosome 8A, Zo_v1.1, whole genome shotgun sequence genome:
- the LOC122011705 gene encoding 21 kDa protein-like, producing MAQRLSPFFLFLAVLPVLAVYTTPLPAPGPLVSPRENATEFIRSRCGATRYPGLCYTSLAGYSGAVQQNPAQLARLSANVTLSRLASLMARVARHRRACHPLNVSAATAACPEAAALGDCAETLGEASDLTRKTEEELRGLAEGPAADAAWRVSNAQTWMSAVLSDEETCSDGFEEVAAGSRAKTDVTRRLWHVKKYTSNALGLVNSLTGTL from the coding sequence ATGGCTCAAAGGCTTagccctttcttcctcttcctcgccgTCTTGCCAGTACTCGCCGTCTACACGACGCCGCTCCCAGCCCCCGGGCCGCTGGTGTCCCCCAGGGAGAACGCGACGGAGTTCATCCGGTCGCGCTGCGGCGCCACGCGGTACCCCGGCCTCTGCTACACTTCGCTGGCGGGATACTCCGGCGCCGTCCAGCAGAACCCGGCCCAGCTCGCCCGCCTCTCCGCCAACGTAACCCTCTCTCGCCTCGCCTCCCTCATGGCCCGTGTCGCCCGCCACCGCCGGGCCTGCCACCCACTCAACGTATCCGCCGCCACCGCTGCCTGCCCCGAGGCGGCGGCGCTGGGCGACTGCGCGGAGACCCTCGGAGAAGCGTCCGACCTGACAAGGAAGACCGAGGAGGAGCTGCGCGGGCTGGCGGAGGGCCCGGCGGCGGATGCGGCTTGGCGGGTGTCCAACGCGCAGACGTGGATGAGCGCGGTGCTCAGCGACGAGGAGACGTGCTCCGACGGGTTCGAGGAGGTGGCTGCCGGAAGTCGAGCGAAGACGGACGTTACCCGGCGGTTATGGCACGTGAAGAAGTACACCAGTAACGCACTTGGCTTGGTCAACAGCCTCACCGGCACTCTGTGA